CGCTTTCTTTCGTGTGTTTTTCGGGGTAAGATTGGTGTCGAGACAGCTTGCGTGCATCTCAACTAATCCACTGGCTTGTCGGATTATCATCATGTGCCTTACACATTTTTCTTCTGTGAATTAGGATTTGGTAGaggttttggttttcaaaattcaATTCTTTGCGCCACTTCTTGTCTTTTGAGAGAAAGATGTTTTGTCAGATGCTGTCATTGTCTGATCTCTGAAAAAGTATTCTCATACAACATGTAACCAGATTTGGTAGAGACACTGCTCGATGTGCTCATTAAGTTCTATGAACTTGCTTGTTTGAATCTAAATTTTTAAGCCGAGACCCCATGTTGGTTTTAATACCACTAGATCCATAAGTTTTAGTCTATGCTTCTAGGTTCACATAAACCTACCTTCTTCTAAGAGGCCAATCCATGGTTGTTTCCTACACTCCTGCCCCCGAGAGGTTAAGCGTGCCACTTAAATAAGCCGGAAGAGAAAAGGTCCATACACTCCTTTTGCTGTATAAGGCTTGTGGaacattcttttcttttcatttgttatcaAAATGATATCGTTCGTATCATGTAGTAATTAGTCTACTGCTTATTTTTAGTGTTACTGTTCTTCCTTTGGTCTTAAACATTTCATGTTTTAAACTTCTCAAATGTGATTGTTCTGATATTTCATGTGTGAAAGTTTATGTGCGTGTGTTTTTGCcttgttttctttaattccttctccaattttatttgttttagaaaTGTTCTCATGTCTTTGTTTTGTTCTATCATTTTGTGCGGAGACTCAATTataaaacttattgaaataaaGGCTAAAGTTGCTTATTTTTTGTTGTTGCAGCACAGCAGCCACAAAGACAAGACCGCTTGATTCTCAGACGCTCCTGCAACTAAGGTGTTGGCTGATTTGTGGTATATCCAGTCTTAGTTTACTAAATAATTTCAACTTCAGTTCTCTCTTATTTCAGTGTTTTGATTTATTTGCCACGGCCAATTTTATGTGGTTTGTGGATTAGTGAGAAGTTTTGTTCAATGTCTCTATTTGGTGTGTTTGCTACAATCATCCTAAAATTTGTTTGCGCTTTATTTGGCAAGTGGTTTTCTTGTGAACTTTTACATGGCATGTGTTTTACAGTTTTCGTAAATTCTTCAAGTTTAATTTGGAAATTAATATCTTAGATGATCTTTGGCCAACTTGATCATCAATAGCCTCAATTTGACACTATAGGCACATCGTTTTTACTTTTATATCTTTTCCTTTTTGGTGTGGAGttggggtaaggctgcgtacatctcaccctccccagaccccacttgcgGGAATTTACTGGGTTTTTtgccgttgttgttgttgttgtgtggaGTTGGGGGTGGGGGGAAGCTGACCTAGATGGTAGTAGAAATGTGAGCGTGTGTTTGGCTTGTGAGTCATAAGTAACTACAAACTCTGTAGAGGTTGCGGTTACCGTTTTAATTTCGTGTAATGCAAGACTATTTATTGCTGAGTTTCCAAAACTATATCATTCTTTTTAAGTCAGTGTCATGTTAAAAAGGGTCTTCAAACAAATGGAAGATTATATCCTGTTGACAACTGACTCGTAAGGGCATTCTGAAAATAGTTATGTTGTTCTTGTGCCTAAAAATTAAGAAAACTTGAGGATGTCTAATACTTAAGACATGATATTTGGCAATGGTGCAGCGCGCAGCAACTTATATTGATTCTTCTTCTTAGCCCTACAAACAACTTATACCCATCTTTTCCCCTCCCTCTAATGTACTACTATTAGAAATGATAATACGAGATTGTTCGTTGTTTTACTTTTGGAATTTATAAGAGCTTATGTGTGCTCTAGAATCCTTGTTAACTCAAACTTACATTGAACTTGTTCTTACATCATTGCAAATGACATACATAGAAGTTATGTACGTTTGAGTTTTACTTATAGATTTCACACATTTTAGAGCTTTTtctatgtttttccttttccttttctgctTTTTTCCCTCTCTTTGTGCCTGCACCTTCTATATATTCTTGTTTACTATGGTATGACGAAATGTAATTAATTTCATTTGCAAAGTCGTGTTTGAGCCAGTTTTATAGACATTTAACTGCATTTCGTGGTAAAATTACAGGTCCGGCGAGAAATTTCAGGAAATTATCCGTGATAGAGTGGTTTAATTAGATCTTTTGAAGTAAGCTACATAACTTGTTACGAATTCTCAAATGGGGAGATACAATTCCAATGCGGGAAATACAGCCTTTAACGGAACTCCTAATGGTAGTAATGATTTTGCTACAGCCCCGGCAGTCGCTCTTGGCGTTGGTACTGGTTTGGCTGCAAATGGGACCACATCAATTGATTCAGAAAGCTCTTCTTCTGATTCTATCCGTATTTTGATAGATCTGAATGTTCCATATGTTCCTGACAGCGGTGACTCTGAGATAGATGGGCCAGTTGGATTTGATCTAAATGAGGTGATGCATAATCAGCAGTGCGTTTGCGGAAGAAAGAGAAAAGCACGTGACAGCACTTCCAGCagctcaagctcaagctcaagcacAAGAAATCGTCATGCTCCTAGTCAGTCAAACCAGATCGCTCCTAGGGGCACAACAGGAGGAATTTCCATGTCTGGAACTTCTCGTACTATGAGTGACTTTGCAAGAAATACCAGCCTCGGTCTTCCGGATCGTCAGCTAAGCATAGACCTAAATGGAATATCTGCTGGAAATACTCAGCGCTATTCACCAACTCCGTCGTGCAGGATGTCCTCTCTGCTAAATGCGAAATCAGCTGGACTCCAGCCTTTGATTCAGAGACGTAGTTCACCTGTACGACGCATGACTAACTCAAGCTTTGTAGAGACATCTTCAGTTCCTCGCATCCCTAGAGCAAATAATGCCGGGAGCTCTCTTCAAATGCAAGGCTTATGGCACGCTCCAACAGCTCCACCTTCTCAGAGTACACACTTTCCTGGAGCTTCAAGGATAGCTCTGGTGGAAAACGCTTCACATTTGATGTTCACTGAGCAACATACAAACTTCCATAGCGATATTCCATCTGCTTCAAGATATCAATCTAATGCTGTTATTCAGCCTTCAAGTAGTGCAATGAGAGATTTGACAGCAAATGAACTGAGGACAAGAAGAATTGCTGATTTTCTGAGAAGGCGCTCAGAGTTCAATGACATTCATCCTCCATCACTTCCCCTTGTAATTGGGGAAACTGTTGCTGCTGATAACAGAGATAGGCTGGTGTCTGCGGTTAGTTCTTCAATCATAACATGAATACTGTTCAGTTTCTTAATTTCGTTGAGCTCTCAAGCCATTCTCTTTCCTACATGGATTTTCTCGTTTATTTAGCTATCCGTCTTTTGGTGCTGAAAAATTTTCCCTTAAAATATTCCCTCAATCCTCCCTCTCCTTTTAAGTACACACTGCATTCAATATTTTCGGAGATACTTCAACTCGTTGATGTTTTTATATCTGAAGTTCTTAGGCATGAAAGTATACTTGACTTTATGATTAGTTTACCTGCTTTTAGTACACGTcctttttttttagaaagattAAATATTTTAGTGATCAACTTGTAGATTCTTTAAGATGTGCGGTCTACACGTTATGATTTTTTCTCCTATTATTCCATGTGATGCTTTAGAGAgagtgtatatatacatatagcaTGAGCCCCTTTCGgtacatttttctttcttatctGGTTGAATTTCCTACAATGAATTTCCTAGATAATGTGTTGTATGTGGCTTAGTTTATAAAGTGTTTGCTCGTGCATAGGCTGTTAACATGCATTTACTGCACGTAAATAGGTTTGTGTTCATAATATCTACGCGTTGTTGACTGTTTTTGAAATATTAATACTCACTTCGATTATCATTGTTCTTTTCCTTTGCATATCTGAAGCATACTTTTCGTCTTCTTATAATTATTTGTGACTATCACCCAATTATCTTCAACACATAGGCTGGTGCTGTGAGGGAGCCGGGGCGCAGAAATCAACCCATTGTTATCGAGGTCAGCATTCTGCATACTTTACCTAGTATGATTATAAGGAAGTAGTCTGATCTCACTTGCCAGTTAAACCGCTTTTCATTTTCATGTTATTTGGCTTAAAATAAGATTTTGTGAATTAAGACTTGGAGATATGATCTACACTTGTTACCAGCATGATTGAACAAATCCATATTATGCTTGCATGAGTAACTTGTAACGGGACATAGTTATACTATTAAATACTGTTCATTTCCAATTGGCGATTTAAGAACATTAAAAGCTTGTGTTCATAAAAATAGGGTTGCCAAATGTAATCTTCGCATGTTAGATATGCTCTTCCGTTACTCTATTACATTGTTATTGCTATTGTTTGTTGCTTTATTTTCACCGTTCCTTGAGGTGAGAGTATATCAGAAACAATCTCTCTACCtttataaggtaggggtaaggtttgcgtacactctaccctccccggACCCCATATGGGATTACACTGGATTCGTTGTCGTTGATGTTCATGTTAGATATGCTACTTCATACTTTGGTGTATGACAAAGTGAAATGTAGAGCTTCCATTCATATTTTTTCACGCAATTTTGTGTAAGATGGTATGCAAAAATAGTCATTGCTACTGAGAGCTCAAAATTAcaggaaaatgaagaagatgaaCACGAGGCAGCTCAACAGGGTGCCATTCATGTTAATACTGAGAATCTATCTTATGAGGTAATTAATGCAATGAGCCGCAATACATGAATGTGTGATATGGTTTAAAGTACTCaatcaaatattttctcaaataACGGGTGGTTTGTGTTTTAGGAATTGCTGGCACTTGAAGAGCATATGGGAGATGCAAGCACCGGATTGAAGAAGAAAGTTATTTCTACACTTCTGAAGCAGCACAAGTATCATCAATCGATCAACATGAACGATAGCAATGACTCCTGCTGTGTATGCTTGGTAAGGAGCACCAAACTTTTTCAGCTGTCCTCAGTTTTACGCTTGCTTGCAACCTGATTCTTTCTCTTTGGATGTGTATAGGATACTTTTGCCGTCGGGGACAATCTTGAAAAACTTGACTGTGGCCATGAATTCCATTATGATTGCATCAGAAAGTGGCTGAGGGGCAAGAATTGTTGTCCTATTTGCAAAAGGACTGCTTTGACACCATGAGATAGCAGCTCATGGTTCTCGTTGATT
This genomic stretch from Nicotiana sylvestris chromosome 9, ASM39365v2, whole genome shotgun sequence harbors:
- the LOC104222575 gene encoding E3 ubiquitin-protein ligase MBR2-like, whose protein sequence is MGRYNSNAGNTAFNGTPNGSNDFATAPAVALGVGTGLAANGTTSIDSESSSSDSIRILIDLNVPYVPDSGDSEIDGPVGFDLNEVMHNQQCVCGRKRKARDSTSSSSSSSSSTRNRHAPSQSNQIAPRGTTGGISMSGTSRTMSDFARNTSLGLPDRQLSIDLNGISAGNTQRYSPTPSCRMSSLLNAKSAGLQPLIQRRSSPVRRMTNSSFVETSSVPRIPRANNAGSSLQMQGLWHAPTAPPSQSTHFPGASRIALVENASHLMFTEQHTNFHSDIPSASRYQSNAVIQPSSSAMRDLTANELRTRRIADFLRRRSEFNDIHPPSLPLVIGETVAADNRDRLVSAENEEDEHEAAQQGAIHVNTENLSYEELLALEEHMGDASTGLKKKVISTLLKQHKYHQSINMNDSNDSCCVCLDTFAVGDNLEKLDCGHEFHYDCIRKWLRGKNCCPICKRTALTP